The Streptomyces spororaveus genome includes a region encoding these proteins:
- a CDS encoding class I adenylate-forming enzyme family protein, with protein MTAKIFAADSVRPVEEFEQDALRVADVIRERGVGLGDRVMLKAGNSASYVCVLYALMHVGASIVLVDQQEHMEETRRIALRTGVKVTFVDDETPIDQEADPIHLYELMVATANRPPVDRALSFDAWGELSDGLIMWTSGSTGSPKGVVKSGGKFLTNLRRNAHQVGHRPDDVLMPLLPFAHQYGLSMVLIAWLTRCSLVIAPYRRLDRALRMARDSGTTVIDATPSSYRSILSLVTRKPALRAHLAGTRMFCVGAAPLDAPLVESYVQEFGLPLLDSYGSTELNNIAFATLDNPVSCGRAMEGIALRIVDEDGRELAAGQPGEIEVDTPDALEGQIADDGSIVPAATGWQRTGDLGHLDADGNLYVLGRKFAVHRMGYTLYPELIERKVAAEGCPTRIVPLPDELRGSQLVFFVEDDEQRDAAYWRERLCALLPAFEQPNKVVVLEQFPLNRNGKPDKKQLTRMATE; from the coding sequence ATGACCGCGAAGATCTTTGCAGCCGACTCGGTACGGCCCGTCGAAGAGTTCGAGCAGGACGCCCTCCGCGTCGCCGATGTGATCCGCGAACGCGGAGTCGGCCTCGGCGACCGGGTCATGCTGAAGGCCGGCAACTCGGCGAGCTACGTCTGTGTGCTGTACGCGCTGATGCACGTCGGCGCCTCGATCGTCCTCGTCGACCAGCAGGAGCACATGGAGGAGACCCGCCGTATCGCGCTGCGTACCGGCGTCAAGGTCACCTTCGTCGACGACGAGACCCCGATCGACCAGGAAGCCGACCCCATCCACCTGTACGAGCTCATGGTCGCCACCGCGAACCGGCCGCCCGTCGACCGCGCCCTGTCGTTCGACGCCTGGGGCGAGCTGTCCGACGGCCTCATCATGTGGACCTCGGGCTCCACCGGATCGCCCAAGGGCGTGGTGAAGTCCGGCGGGAAGTTCCTGACCAATCTGCGGCGCAACGCCCATCAGGTCGGCCACCGGCCCGACGACGTGCTGATGCCGCTCCTGCCGTTCGCCCACCAGTACGGCCTGTCGATGGTGCTCATCGCCTGGCTCACCCGCTGCTCCCTGGTGATCGCCCCCTACCGGCGGCTGGACCGCGCGCTGCGCATGGCCCGCGACTCCGGCACCACGGTCATCGACGCGACCCCCTCCAGCTACCGGAGCATCCTCAGCCTGGTGACGAGGAAGCCGGCACTGCGCGCGCACCTGGCGGGCACCCGGATGTTCTGCGTCGGCGCGGCCCCGCTCGACGCGCCGCTGGTGGAGAGCTACGTACAGGAGTTCGGGCTGCCGCTGCTCGACAGCTACGGCTCGACGGAGCTGAACAACATCGCCTTCGCCACCCTCGACAACCCGGTCTCCTGCGGCCGCGCCATGGAGGGCATCGCGCTCCGGATCGTCGACGAGGACGGCCGGGAACTGGCGGCCGGGCAGCCGGGCGAGATCGAGGTCGACACGCCCGACGCACTCGAAGGGCAGATAGCCGACGACGGTTCGATCGTGCCCGCCGCCACTGGCTGGCAGCGAACGGGCGACCTCGGCCACCTCGACGCGGACGGCAACCTCTACGTCCTGGGACGCAAGTTCGCCGTGCACCGCATGGGCTACACCCTCTATCCCGAGCTCATCGAGCGCAAGGTCGCCGCCGAGGGCTGCCCGACCCGGATCGTGCCCCTGCCGGACGAACTGCGCGGCTCCCAGCTGGTCTTCTTCGTCGAGGACGACGAACAGCGGGACGCCGCCTACTGGCGGGAGCGGCTGTGTGCGCTGCTGCCCGCCTTCGAGCAGCCCAACAAGGTCGTCGTCCTGGAGCAGTTCCCGCTCAACCGCAACGGCAAGCCGGACAAGAAGCAGCTGACGCGGATGGCCACCGAGTAG